A region of the Streptomyces durocortorensis genome:
GAGAAGACCCCGTACCGCCTGAAGCTGCGCTCCGCCTCGTTCAACAACATCCAGGCGCTCACCGAGCTGCTGCCGGGGACCCTGGTCGCCGACATGGTGGCGATCCTGGGCTCGCTGTTCTTCGTCGTCGGGGACATCGACAAGTAACGGCCCGGCGCCTTCCCTCAGGACACCGCGCCGCGCAGCTCCGCCAGGTCGATCTGCTCGGTCTCGTCGTGCGCGGTGAGGTCGATGACCTTGCCGACCGCCCGGTTCTGCGCCGCTCCCGTGCGGTGCGCGGCGAGCGCCTCCTCACCGACGACGTCCGCGAGGTCCTCGTTCTGGACGGACTCGATGGCGGCGTTCGCCTTCCGGGCGTTCTGGGTGCCGAAGAAGTCGAAGCTGCCCTGGGGCACGAGGTGGCGGCGGGCGGCGGCGTACGGGACGACGGCCGAGGCGGCCGGCATCGCTCGCGCCACGTGCACCGGAGCGGCGGAGGCCTTCACGGGGGCCGGGGTGTGCGGGGCGCCCGGTGTCGGGGCGTCCGGGGCCGGGGCCGGGGCGGGCAGGGTGTTCGACGGGCGGCGGTGCTGGTGGTCCAGGTGCTCGCCCGCCCCGGTGGCCGCCGTGTGCTTCCCCTTCGGGTCCCCCTCCTCCGCGTCCCGTTCTCCGGCGCGGGGCGCGAGATCGCGCTGCTGGGCCGCCTCGGCCGTACGCCGGGCCTCCTGGAGCGCCGCGTTGCGCGTGAGGTTGAGCAGGGCCTCGTCCGCGCGCCGGTACGACTCGGGGGTCGGCGTGGACCGCGCGGGCAGCAGCTCCCGGGGGGCGGCCTCCATGGCGAGCTGACGACGGCCCTCCAGCGCGCTGGCCCGCTCGGTCTCGGCGTTGGCGTAGCGGCGCAGCAGTCCGGCGTGCTCGCCGCGCAGTCCGGCGAGCTCCACGCGCTTGCGGCGGAGCTTGGTCTCCAGACGGGTGCGCAGCTCGCGCGACTCCTCCAGATCCTGCTCCAGCTCGGCTATCCGCTCCTCGGCCCGCCATTCGTCACTGGCGCGGGCCCGCGTCAGCTCGGCGACCCGCAGCCCCGCGGCCCGGTCCCAGCTGCGCATCAGATACGCGCCGGTGAGCGCGGCGGCCGCCACGGCGGCTACAAGGCCGCGCAGGACCAGGGGTTCGGCGAGCAGCCAGGCGCCGGAGGCACCGACGACCGAAACGCCTGCCACCACGGAGGGGGGCAGGATTTTGTGGAGGGGCGGCGAATGGCGGTGGCGTCCACGTGGCATGGCCTGAAATTTACCGTGTGTGCGCGCCACTTGGGGGGCCGCCCGGCAATCTGTTCCCCGCCGGTTACCTCGCGGCCCCCCGAAGACCCTCTGAAGGTCTTCCAAAGGCCCCTGCACCCGGGCCTTTTCGTCTTGATCAAATCGAGCTTCCTGGCCAAGCCCTACTTCTTGATCAGGCCCTTCGACTCCAGATAGCCCTTCGCCACATCGGCCGGCTTGGCGCGCTCGGCGTCGACCTTCCGGTTCAGCTCGGCGAGGTCTTCCGTGGTGAGCGCGGCGGTGAGCATGCCGAGGGCGTCGGCGATCTCCGGCGCGCCCGCGTCCTTGGCATTCAGCACCGGAAGGACGTTGTCCGCGTTCTGGAGCTTCTTGTCGTCCTCCAGGAACACCAGCCCGTCCAGCACCGCGTCCGTGGTGGTCGTCAGGACCAGCTGCACCTTGCCGTCACGGACGGCCTGCTTGGACTGCGGGGTACCGACGCCCTTGGGGTCGATACCCGTGACGTCGATGCCGTACGTCTTCTTCAGGCCGGGTGCGCAGAACGGCCGCACCTCGCACTCGTCGCCCGCCGCGATCTTCACCTTCAGCTTCGACTTGCCGAGGTCGGAAAGCGTCTTCAGGTTGTTCTTCTCGGCGAATTCCCTGGACACCGCGAAGGCGTTCTGGTCGACGGCCTTCCCGGCCGGGAGGACCGTGAGACCCAGCGGGGTGGCGAGCCCCCTCAGGGCCGTGACCGTGGCTTCGATGTCCCCGGAGGCCACGGGCTCGGCCTGGGCCTTGCCGGCCCCGTTGACCTTGGCGTTCAGGAATTCGGCGAGGGTAGCGGCGTATTCCGGTACGACGTCGATCTCGCCCTTCTCCAGCGAGGGCTCGTACAGCTCACGGTTCTTCACCGTGGTGATCGAAGTGCTGTACCCGGCGTCGCCGAGGATCT
Encoded here:
- a CDS encoding ABC transporter substrate-binding protein → MSRTSRIAGAFIGMAALAGALAACGGDSLEQGKGGSGSSAGGDGKKGSLVVGSASFTESKVLAELYAQILGDAGYSTSITTVKNRELYEPSLEKGEIDVVPEYAATLAEFLNAKVNGAGKAQAEPVASGDIEATVTALRGLATPLGLTVLPAGKAVDQNAFAVSREFAEKNNLKTLSDLGKSKLKVKIAAGDECEVRPFCAPGLKKTYGIDVTGIDPKGVGTPQSKQAVRDGKVQLVLTTTTDAVLDGLVFLEDDKKLQNADNVLPVLNAKDAGAPEIADALGMLTAALTTEDLAELNRKVDAERAKPADVAKGYLESKGLIKK